One window from the genome of Cydia fagiglandana chromosome 21, ilCydFagi1.1, whole genome shotgun sequence encodes:
- the LOC134675088 gene encoding uncharacterized protein LOC134675088: MHRLTEHTLLEPPSPAYTNVTVRRAFIVWLHCGQTNKFKDVCNYFHFLEGLEDKLPVDSRAVSRHHEFDLFTNPPPSSTYLNSHHPKLYANTQLENYYVTKLEAIRNEKCVFKLEGFEEIGPKNGATKQQIVESSQLIRRYCFSHSITLKKFLIEFKQYAVKCQLNNSVQNVAFYIKRKMIKEEITMIVNCPRTFSFLEEEFVEDTSVSFLSQMRSLDSIKLSPMMKLNDVDVWNNENLKNKVSNARNAFGKKPSQKRNVNQIPEKQEARYDVEYMKVIKQKLKNELMVL, translated from the exons ATGCACCGTCTAACCGAGCACACGCTTCTTGAGCCGCCTTCGCCAGCGTATACGAACGTGACAGTGAGGCGCGCCTTCATCGTCTGGCTGCACTGTGGCCAGACCAACAAGTTCAAGGACGTCTGCAATTACTTCCACTTCTTGGAAGGATTG GAGGACAAGCTCCCAGTTGACAGCCGAGCCGTCAGCCGTCATCACGAGTTCGACCTCTTCACCAACCCCCCTCCCTCGTCAACCTATCTCAACTCCCACCACCCCAAACTCTACGCCAACACGCAACTAGAAAACTACTACGTCACCAAACTAGAAGCTATCAGAAACGAGAAATGCGTGTTCAAACTAGAAGGCTTTGAGGAGATCGGACCGAAAAACGGGGCTACTAAACAGCAGATAGTTGAATCGAGTCAGCTAATAAGAAGGTATTGCTTCAGCCACTCTATTACTTTGAAGAAGTTCCTGATAGAATTTAAACAGTATGCTGTTAAATGTCAATTGAACAATAGCGTTCAAAACGTGGCCTTTTATATAAAGAGAAAGATGATCAAAGAAGAAATAACAATGATAGTAAATTGTCCGAGAACATTCAGTTTTCTCGAAGAGGAATTCGTTGAAGATACGTCTGTGAGTTTCCTGAGTCAAATGAGATCGTTAGATAGTATAAAATTATCTCCGATGATGAAGCTCAATGATGTTGATGTTTGGAACAACGAGAATTTGAAGAACAAGGTATCGAATGCTAGAAATGCATTTGGGAAGAAACCGAGTCAGAAAAGAAATGTGAACCAGATCCCGGAAAAGCAGGAAGCTAGGTACGATGTAGAATATATGAAAGTGATTAAGCAGAAGTTGAAAAATGAATTAATGGTGTTGTAA
- the LOC134675083 gene encoding uncharacterized protein LOC134675083 → MAAASVSTPINRITRDNLTVLIRNNILDDSAEFMSDNDMMETDSPVRSKNKNLQPISKKLFHSPMQSAENEAQTTRSPENRRRNRKRKQFLIPDGGERFKKAYIQCEEGYSENMGGMRKKVLISLFHNKEYSMDVGI, encoded by the exons ATGGCCGCGGCAAGTGTGTCGACCCCAATAAATAGAATAACACGAGACAATCTGACCGTGTTGATAAGGAACAACATCTTGGATGACTCCGCGGAGTTCATGTCAGATAATGATATG aTGGAAACCGATTCTCCAGTACGcagcaaaaacaaaaacttacaGCCAATCAGCAAAAAGCTCTTCCACTCCCCGATGCAAAGCGCAGAAAACGAGGCCCAAACTACCAGGAGTCCAGAAAATCGAAGAAGAAACAGAAAGAGGAAACAGTTTCTTATCCCTGATGGGGGTGAAAGGTTCAAGAAGGCGTACATACAGTGCGAGGAGGGGTATAGTGAGAATATGGGGGGGATGAGGAAGAAAGTGTTGATCAGTCTGTTTCATAATAAGGAGTATTCTATGGATGTTGGGATTTAG